From Loxodonta africana isolate mLoxAfr1 chromosome 2, mLoxAfr1.hap2, whole genome shotgun sequence, the proteins below share one genomic window:
- the FAF2 gene encoding FAS-associated factor 2 isoform X2 translates to MDQCRHTLEQHNWNIEAAVQDRLNEQEGVPSVFNPPPSRPLQVNTADHRIYSYVVSRPQPRGLLGWGYYLIMLPFRFTYYTILDIFRFALRFIRPDPRSRVTDPVGDIVSFMHSFEEKYGRAHPVFYQGTYSQALNDAKRELRFLLVYLHGDDHQDSDEFCRNTLCAPQVISLINTRMLFWACSTNKPEGYRVSQALRENTYPFLAMIMLKDRRMTVVGRLEGLIQPDDLINQLTFIMDANQTYLVSERLEREERNQTQVLRQQQDEAYLASLRADQEKERKKREERERKRRKEEEVQQQKLAEEKRRRNLQEEKEKKLECLPPEPSPDDPESVKIIFKLPNDSRVERRFHFSQSLTVIHDFLFSLKESPEKFQIEANFPRRVLPCVPSEEWPNPPTLQEAGLSHTEVLFVQDLTDE, encoded by the exons ATGGATCAATGTCGCCATACCTTGGAACAGCATAACTGGAACATAGAG GCTGCTGTACAGGACAGATTGAATGAGCAAGAGGGTGTACCAAGTGTTTTCAACCCGCCTCCTTCCCGACCCCTGCAGGTTAATACAGCAGACCACAGGATCTACAGCTATGTTGTCTCAAGACCACAACCAAGG GGGCTGCTTGGATGGGGTTATTACTTGATAATGCTTCCATTCCGGTTTACCTATTACACGATACTTGATATATTTAG GTTTGCTCTTCGTTTTATACGGCCTGACCCTCGCAGCCGGGTCACGGACCCTGTTGGGGACATTGTTTCATTTATGCACTCTTTTGAAGAGAAATATGGGAGGGCACACCCTGTCTTCTACCAGGGAACGTACAGCCAG GCACTTAATGATGCCAAGCGGGAGCTTCGCTTTCTTTTAGTTTATCTTCATGGTGATGATCACCAGGACTCTGATGAGTTCTGCCG CAACACACTCTGTGCCCCTCAAGTTATTTCACTCATTAACACTAGGATGCTGTTCTGGGCGTGTTCCACAAATAAACCTGAGGGATACAGGG TATCCCAGGCTTTGCGAGAGAACACATATCCATTCCTGGCCATGATTATGCTAAAGGATCGGAGAATGACTGTGGTGGGACGGTTAGAAGGCCTCATTCAACCTGATGACCTCATTAACCAACTGACATTTATCATGGATGCGAACCAGACTTACCTGGTGTCAGAACGCCTGGAAAG agaagaaagaaaccagACCCAGGTGCTGAGACAGCAGCAGGATGAGGCATACCTGGCCTCTCTCAGGGCTgaccaggagaaagaaagaaagaaacgggAGGAGCGGGAACGCAAGCGGCGGAAGGAAGAGGAGGTGCAGCAGCAAAAGTTGGCAGAGGAGAAACGGCGACGG AATTTacaggaggaaaaggaaaagaagttgGAGTGCCTGCCCCCTGAGCCTTCCCCTGACGACCCTGAAAGTGTCAAGATCATTTTCAAATTACCCAATGATTCTCGAGTAGAGAGACGATTCCACTTTTCACAGTCTCTAACA GTAATCCACGACTTCTTATTCTCCTTGAAGGAAAGCCCTGAAAAGTTTCAGATTGAAGCCAACTTCCCCCGACGGGTGCTGCCCTGTGTCCCCTCAGAGGAATGGCCCAACCCCCCTACACTGCAGGAGGCCGGACTCAGCCACACAGAAGTTCTCTTCGTTCAGGACCTAACAGATGAATGA
- the FAF2 gene encoding FAS-associated factor 2 isoform X1 has product MAAPEERDLTQEQTEKLLQFQDLTGIESMDQCRHTLEQHNWNIEAAVQDRLNEQEGVPSVFNPPPSRPLQVNTADHRIYSYVVSRPQPRGLLGWGYYLIMLPFRFTYYTILDIFRFALRFIRPDPRSRVTDPVGDIVSFMHSFEEKYGRAHPVFYQGTYSQALNDAKRELRFLLVYLHGDDHQDSDEFCRNTLCAPQVISLINTRMLFWACSTNKPEGYRVSQALRENTYPFLAMIMLKDRRMTVVGRLEGLIQPDDLINQLTFIMDANQTYLVSERLEREERNQTQVLRQQQDEAYLASLRADQEKERKKREERERKRRKEEEVQQQKLAEEKRRRNLQEEKEKKLECLPPEPSPDDPESVKIIFKLPNDSRVERRFHFSQSLTVIHDFLFSLKESPEKFQIEANFPRRVLPCVPSEEWPNPPTLQEAGLSHTEVLFVQDLTDE; this is encoded by the exons gaTCTGACTGGCATAGAATCTATGGATCAATGTCGCCATACCTTGGAACAGCATAACTGGAACATAGAG GCTGCTGTACAGGACAGATTGAATGAGCAAGAGGGTGTACCAAGTGTTTTCAACCCGCCTCCTTCCCGACCCCTGCAGGTTAATACAGCAGACCACAGGATCTACAGCTATGTTGTCTCAAGACCACAACCAAGG GGGCTGCTTGGATGGGGTTATTACTTGATAATGCTTCCATTCCGGTTTACCTATTACACGATACTTGATATATTTAG GTTTGCTCTTCGTTTTATACGGCCTGACCCTCGCAGCCGGGTCACGGACCCTGTTGGGGACATTGTTTCATTTATGCACTCTTTTGAAGAGAAATATGGGAGGGCACACCCTGTCTTCTACCAGGGAACGTACAGCCAG GCACTTAATGATGCCAAGCGGGAGCTTCGCTTTCTTTTAGTTTATCTTCATGGTGATGATCACCAGGACTCTGATGAGTTCTGCCG CAACACACTCTGTGCCCCTCAAGTTATTTCACTCATTAACACTAGGATGCTGTTCTGGGCGTGTTCCACAAATAAACCTGAGGGATACAGGG TATCCCAGGCTTTGCGAGAGAACACATATCCATTCCTGGCCATGATTATGCTAAAGGATCGGAGAATGACTGTGGTGGGACGGTTAGAAGGCCTCATTCAACCTGATGACCTCATTAACCAACTGACATTTATCATGGATGCGAACCAGACTTACCTGGTGTCAGAACGCCTGGAAAG agaagaaagaaaccagACCCAGGTGCTGAGACAGCAGCAGGATGAGGCATACCTGGCCTCTCTCAGGGCTgaccaggagaaagaaagaaagaaacgggAGGAGCGGGAACGCAAGCGGCGGAAGGAAGAGGAGGTGCAGCAGCAAAAGTTGGCAGAGGAGAAACGGCGACGG AATTTacaggaggaaaaggaaaagaagttgGAGTGCCTGCCCCCTGAGCCTTCCCCTGACGACCCTGAAAGTGTCAAGATCATTTTCAAATTACCCAATGATTCTCGAGTAGAGAGACGATTCCACTTTTCACAGTCTCTAACA GTAATCCACGACTTCTTATTCTCCTTGAAGGAAAGCCCTGAAAAGTTTCAGATTGAAGCCAACTTCCCCCGACGGGTGCTGCCCTGTGTCCCCTCAGAGGAATGGCCCAACCCCCCTACACTGCAGGAGGCCGGACTCAGCCACACAGAAGTTCTCTTCGTTCAGGACCTAACAGATGAATGA